A stretch of Arachis hypogaea cultivar Tifrunner chromosome 15, arahy.Tifrunner.gnm2.J5K5, whole genome shotgun sequence DNA encodes these proteins:
- the LOC112749709 gene encoding protein SPA1-RELATED 2 translates to MDEELVAGPTELEIDEDSEHQGKEDRYALNTKILKSQEIPRAVKGEYDELVQGKIVAEASQHPHQSLFRDVEELTVKSYNGSTLDIGTSSNRQQIYNNKQNRWLNLSQVGSHSGLGNTVQEDADAAGSTSFAQLLARKSLSDGHTNVIERLEDYENKEIAADVHGQIRTKIISNSGFAEYFIKSTLKGKGIICRGPSSDVLAVQSRDKNQMKTGTDTDQKPMKTAIDIGENKMKAGIGTDQYQKTGSDSPWKSTISASCDSITAKCPSYSSSVHRPGGFGYGGVTLREWLKCEQHKASKVECLNLFRKIVDLVDDSHSQGTALNNLYPSYIKLLPSNQVLHIGLPIQEQMSDSVVNSEVLHLNESLSSKRLSEQVTFSSHDMVSKKQKFNEGVRISGSDSCLENASDRKARTVGSQDYCNEYEEDIQYSKYNIRRMSSVPRVSIAGQSPLSLGERLEEKWYASPEGGCTTSSNIYCLGVLLFELLGHFDSERARIAAMSDLQHRILPPVFLSENPKEAGFCLWLLHPEPTSRPTTREILQSEVINGLHELYNEELSSNIEQDDVESELLLHFLASLKEKRQKDASKLVEEIKCLESDIEEVERRHDSLDLSDSQNNYSCQRKIGKEPFSLEMLNSVSIMSNSNDLRLLRNMCHLESAYFSLRSKVRPYETDAATHPNNNLLRCRENWHVAQKGEEHAERKDSLGTFFDGLCKYARYSKFEVRGVLRNADFNNPANVICSLSFDRDGDYFASAGISKKIKVFDFNALCNDSIDIHYPVFEMSNGSKLSCVCWNNYIKNYLASTDYDGVVKLWDASTGQEFSQLTEHEKRAWSVDFSPVCPTKLASGSDDCSVKLWNINERNSLGTIGNVANVCCVQFSAHSSHLLAFGSADYSTYCFDIRNLRSPWCVLAGHRKAVSYVKFLDSGTLVSASTDNTLKIWDLSKTSPVVPSASACTLTLSGHTNEKNFVGLSVADGYIACGSETNEVYSYYKSLPMPITSHKFGSIDPISGKDTDDDNGQFVSSVCWKGNSDMLIAANSSGCIKVLQMI, encoded by the exons ATGGATGAAGAATTGGTTGCTGGGCCCACAGAATTAGAGATTGACGAGGATTCAGAGCACCAGGGCAAAGAAGATAGGTATGCGTTAAACACAAAAATCTTAAAATCTCAAGAAATCCCTAGAGCTGTTAAGGGGGAATATGATGAACTCGTACAAGGTAAAATCGTTGCAGAAGCATCACAGCATCCGCATCAAAGCCTTTTTAGGGATGTTGAAGAATTAACTGTGAAAAGTTACAATGGTTCTACTTTGGATATTGGTACATCCAGCAACCGACAGCAGATTTATAATAATAAGCAGAATCGTTGGCTGAATCTTTCTCAGGTAGGGAGCCATTCAGGGCTTGGAAACACTGTCCAGGAGGATGCTGATGCTGCTGGGTCCACATCTTTTGCACAGCTACTAGCTAGAAAATCACTCAGTGATGGTCACACCAATGTTATTGAACGCTTGGAAGATTATGAGAATAAAGAGATTGCAGCTGATGTTCATGGACAAATTCGGACGAAAATTATATCCAATTCTGGATTTGCTgagtattttattaaaagtacCTTGAAGGGTAAGGGTATCATATGTAGAGGTCCATCTTCTGATGTCCTCGCCGTTCAGTCTAGAGATAAAAATCAGATGAAGACTGGCACTGATACTGATCAGAAACCGATGAAGACTGCCATTGATATCGGTGAGAATAAGATGAAAGCTGGCATTGGTACAGATCAGTATCAGAAGACTGGCAGCGATAGTCCGTGGAAGTCTACCATATCGGCAAGCTGTGATTCCATAACTGCAAAATGTCCTTCTTATAGTAGTTCTGTGCATAGACCAGGAGGATTTGGCTATGGTGGTGTAACTTTGAGAGAATGGTTGAAATGTGAACAACACAAAGCAAGCAAAGTGGAGTGTTTGAATTTATTTAGAAAGATTGTGGATTTAGTGGATGATTCTCACTCTCAGGGAACTGCATTGAACAACCTATATCCATCTTACATCAAATTATTACCATCAAACCAAGTCTTGCACATCGGGTTACCTATACAAGAGCAGATGTCAGATAGTGTTGTGAATTCTGAAGTTCTTCACTTAAATGAATCTTTAAGTAGTAAAAGGCTGTCAGAGCAAGTAACATTTTCTTCTCATGACATGGTgtcaaagaaacaaaaatttaatgaagGTGTGAGAATATCTGGGAGTGATTCGTGTCTTGAAAATGCTAGTGATAGGAAAGCCCGTACAGTTGGATCACAGGATTATTGCAATGAATATGAAGAGGATATCCAATATTCCAAATATAATATTAGGAGGATGTCTAGCGTCCCTCGCGTATCCATTGCAGGTCAGTCACCGTTATCGTTAGGGGAAAGATTGGAAGAAAAGTGGTATGCAAGTCCTGAGGGGGGATGCACAACATCATCAAATATCTACtgcttaggtgtcctcctttttGAG TTACTTGGCCATTTTGACTCTGAAAGAGCTCGAATTGCAGCAATGTCTGATCTTCAACATAGGATTCTTCCTCCGGTTTTCCTTTCAGAAAATCCTAAGGAAGCTGGCTTTTGTCTCTGGTTGCTGCATCCAGAACCGACATCACGTCCAACAACTAG GGAAATCCTACAATCTGAAGTGATCAATGGATTGCACGAGTTGTATAATGAGGAGTTGTCATCAAATATTGAACAAGATGATGTAGAATCAGAACTGTTACTGCATTTCCTTGCCTCGTTGAAAGAGAAGAGGCAGAAGGATGCCTCCAAATTAGTAGAAGAAATTAAGTGTTTGGAATCAGATATTGAGGAGGTGGAGAGGAGGCATGACTCTTTGGATCTATCTGACTCACAGAATAATTACTCTTGTCAGAGAAAGATTGGAAAGGAACCTTTTAGTTTAGAAATGCTAAACTCAGTATCCATAATGTCCAATTCAAATGATTTAAGATTGTTGAGAAATATGTGTCATCTTGAAAGTGCTTACTTCTCCTTGAGATCCAAAGTTAGGCCCTATGAAACAGATGCTGCAACTCATCCTAATAATAATTTACTAAGATGCCGTGAGAACTGGCATGTGGCACAAAAAGGTGAGGAACATGCTGAAAGGAAAGATTCTTTAGGAACCTTCTTTGATGGTTTGTGCAAGTATGCACGTTATAGCAAGTTTGAAGTGCGGGGTGTACTTAGAAATGCAGATTTTAATAATCCTGCAAATGTAATATGCTCTCTGAGCTTTGATCGTGATGGAGATTACTTTGCTTCCGCTGGAATATCCAAGAAAATAAAAGTCTTTGATTTTAATGCACTTTGCAATGACTCTATTGATATCCATTATCCTGTATTTGAGATGTCAAATGGATCGAAGCTCAGCTGTGTTTGCTGGAATAACTATATCAAGAACTATCTTGCCTCCACAGACTATGATGGTGTAGTGAAG TTATGGGATGCTAGCACAGGTCAAGAGTTCTCTCAGTTAACTGAACATGAGAAAAGGGCATGGTCTGTTGATTTTTCTCCAGTATGCCCGACAAAATTAGCCAGTGGAAGTGATGATTGCTCTGTCAAACTGTGGAACATCAATGAG AGAAACTCTCTAGGCACAATCGGGAATGTTGCTAATGTCTGCTGTGTTCAATTCTCTGCTCATTCTTCTCACTTGCTGGCTTTTGGATCTGCCGATTACTCTACATATTGCTTTGATATTCGCAATCTTAGAAGTCCCTGGTGTGTATTGGCTGGGCATCGTAAAGCCGTGAGCTATGTCAAATTTTTAGACTCTGGAACACTTGTTTCTGCATCTACTGATAATACATTAAAGATCTGGGATCTCAGTAAAACCTCTCCTGTGGTTCCATCTGCCAGTGCTTGCACCCTAACATTGTCAGGGCATACTAATGAGAAG AATTTTGTGGGTTTGTCGGTTGCTGATGGATATATTGCATGTGGTTCAGAAACAAATGAG GTTTACTCCTACTATAAATCGCTTCCCATGCCAATCACTTCGCACAAGTTTGGGTCTATTGATCCCATATCTGGTAAGGATACTGATGATGACAATGGCCAGTTTGTTTCAAGTGTGTGCTGGAAAGGGAATTCGGACATGCTTATTGCAGCAAATTCAAGTGGATGTATAAAAGTGTTGCAGATGATTTAA